tttaataaatacaatatttataaatatatttgaaaaaaaaaatcttgaaataattcttaaaaatcaaagtttttgtGAGACTTTTGAGTaatttgtttctatatttttacaaaaacgcTTGAAAAGTGTTTCTAAATATGATTCTTAAGTAGCAATACCAAAAAAGCATTATTCGTTTAAAAATAAGCCTTAATCAATATCTCACTGGTTTCTCATATTGCACATTCAACACCCTCTACAATAACTAGGTTAGAGGacatttacaatatttttgaataactatcatctagcaaatttgaaaaactcttGCCAATCTAatagcaaaaaatgaaaatatactgaaatttcATCATATCATTCAAAAATAGTTGTATATGATAAACAAAGTGTTTCAGATGAATAAAAGTATGCGACAAACTCGTTACAAATtagataaaatgaataaaaaaaattatgacgaTTAAATAgcgaaagatattttttaaacttaCAGAAaccttcaatatttttcttggaacaatcaaattgaaaatgtgaaattttatatCACATCTACAACTATACTAAAAACGGGGTGCGGACACTTGAAAATGTCTTATTTATGCAACTttcatcaattttgaaatacttgAATTATTGCTTGGTCATACCATGTTTTCAGAACAGTTGTAGCTATCCTATAATATTTCAGATTATCAAATGGTTTTTGGCAGGACAAACTATCACTTCTGTcaaaaatctttgttttaaatgtgcttgtgataaataaataagctatataaacaaaaaattacacttatagtcaaataaaaataatgagatatGTCAATGGAACTGATTTAAGTCGCAAACCACGTAACTccgttttatttttctttataaacattttgataCCATTAAATCTGAACGCATCTAACAGAAACATTCgtaaagattcaaaaaaatcTGTGAACAGTTTATATCTTTCATTCTAAGTTTTTTTGGGTCTATTATGAAATTAGGTTCTATGTAGTTACAAGGTTTGCGACTTGAGCCGACGATATGTAGAaagtatataaacaaaaaaaaaaacagcactTGAGATTCATTTGAGAAGAAAAGGTAGACCATTGAAAAATGGGATAAATGTAATCGTCGAACATTTacaatgatataaaaaaatttgttaaaaatgagaaaaaatgtgCTTAGATTAATCCAATGCtcaattatattcaattcaCAATTACACCGTTTGGTTCTTAGAACCTACCATAGGCCACTGATTCGagaatttctacaaaaaatattaagcaACTTAAGAAACGTACCTTGagactttttttcaataattagcTTTATTAAACATGCTGAGATTATTGAAGAATTTCGACATCAAGtttgtcaaaacaatttctacataaaattttttaatttttgagtaATTCAAGAAACGTACCTCGTGTCTTTTTGCAGACTAATAACTAGTTTTATTAAACGTTAATTTACAAGTAATCCTGCCATTGGTAATTCGTAGTTCTCCGTATTGACCTACCCATCGTTGATCCCTCattcgaaaatttattcaaaaaattttgagcaACTTAAGTCATATCTTGCGTGTTTTCGCAATAATTAGCTTTATTAAACGTCAATTTACAGGTAAACCTACCAATGGTTATTTGTAGTTCTTCATATAGATCTACATCCCACTGATAACTGAACAAAccagttttttctaataaaaagttTACAGTGCACaatagttgaaattttatactttcCTTCCTAAATTTTGTCTTTACTCTATTAAAATGCCAAAATATGGTTAAACATCGCTTAGTACCATTACACCATCATTCACAATGATGTCTGGTCCTTAAAAATGTCCATAGGTCACTGGTTCATTTCCAACTCAAAGAGCTCGGCAGTGTAATAGGGAGTGTAGGTATGGTGTAGTGAAACAGTGTGTACAATTTCAGAAACTCCCAATTATTAAAGAATTCAATGCTTGAAAAGGCACATGAAAGTGAAGTGATAAGAAGATATTTGATCAGGATAGTGATAATCtgcattttatgaatttttctgcCAAATTCTGCAACACCTTTTAAAATAACTAACattaaatcaatcaataaaactatatttattccATAAACATAACAAATGACATACAGTAAGATCCCCCCGCTTAACGCTTTCTCTTTTAGCGCTGTTTTATTTCAACTCGGGGATTCCCCGAAATTATGTGCAGTGCTAGGTTTCCAAATATGTAGTTGTATTTCTTTTTTGGTGCGTTGCTGTACGGACGCATTTCTAATCCATGAAGAGAAACGAGCACTAGGATTTCATTCTGCAAAAGATCGCTTAACACAAGAGAGATGAAAGGCATATCTAAATCAACTTTACCTCTGATATTCTAATAACTATGAAAATGGATAAATGCGAAAATGTTCCAGGATTATATCACTGAGCTCGTCTGTTAAAcgttattatgaaattaaaaaaaacatgaaaaaaaagaGCACTACTATTAATTGATAATGCTCGAAGACACCCAACAAATTTATCAGAGTTAACAACATACATACCGGTcgaaatggttataaaaagcaTAAAGAACTTTCGATAGCATTTGTAAAAAGGAGTTTGACCACTATAACCGAAATTATGGAccaattcaaaaacaaaatggggTTTTATAAATGCTTTATCAACAACTTCTAACAGAACGCAAAATGCAACCGGAAACTACATTAAATGCCTTCTCAATAATAAGGCACAAAATTAGAAACACAGAATAAGCTAAATAATCTGTATTACTTCGAATTTTATCCGTTTTTATaagtatattgtttttatttttgtattataaatatttggttttatttaaattcaatacaTAACCAATTTTCTATCAATCTTCCTCTAACCCCATTATTTACATGTTAAGATAGCCTCATTAGCACTGTTTCACATTACACTCTACATTTATGGAACGTATCCTACGCGTTAAGCGGGGTCTTACTGTATTGAGAAATAAAGACACATCCAACATTTTCTATTACAAAAATGTTCCATATAAcaactatataaaataaaaacagaaaaattaaaattctcaaCCATCTTAAACCAAGTTTTTTATAGGATTTTTATCTAAATACAACTATTTCAACAAAACAGTTTCTAAAAACATATCTCAGTGGACTCAATGtaaaatattacgaaaaatggaccaattttttaatcaattacaCCTAATTCTCTCATCGTCTATCCTTTTTACTAGTATATTAATAGTTAACCAGCTTctaaacacaatttttataaatagtacaatgggaatgaataaaataaaccGTTGATCCTATAACCGGAAGAAAATAGTAATTCATTGAAAACAATCCTTAAATAGACTAAAAAAACGAATCACAGGTCACCACAGTGATTCAAATTGTAAATTCACGAAACCCTGATTTTTACGTATGTCCCAATATTTTCCGTTGTACTGCCAGGTATCATCCTTTGAATTAGAGAACCATCGAGGTTCATACTTTATGTTTAATTCTTCCCTACGTTTCCtcctaaaaaatattcatatatgaACAATTAGAAATTAAGACAAATCTTCAATGTATTGCTCATTAGAgacgttttattaaaatttagcgatgtatttcaaaaacaatttgtataCCTTTCCCTTTGCATACTTTCTAACTGCAATTTAAGGTTTTCGGCCGTGATAAGGTCGCCTTCTTCGAGAGCTCGCTGATCCGGCCTAAAACGAGTATCAGTAGGTGGTAATAAATTAGAATCAGGACCCAATTCGTTTAATTCTATGGCAAATCTTGTAAAACCGTAGTAATGTTCGTGATTAGGAGGTAAATTACCAGCACGCCAAATACATCTAGCTGAAGGAGCAACACCGCAATACAAAGATTCTGACCATTTTCCAAACAGTTTGTGGACTGGTTGGCCTGATTCATCGTATACTGCCCCTAcaatctaaaaattgaaaactaaatgATTTATGTACAAGTAAGTAACTGCTGATCTAAACTATTcacatttcattaaaaatttcctatCAGATTTTTTGCTgagattattgaaaaattttgtcaaaacaatttctatacaaaatcttcaattttcaaGAAACGTACCTCGTGTCTTTTGGCAGACCAATAACTAGCTTTATTAAACGTCAATTTACACGTAATCCTGCCATTGGTAATTCTTAGTTCTCCGTATTGATCTACCCACCGTTGATTACTAAACAAATTATGTACACACGTTGTTACTTTGTTCCAAGTGTAAAGATCACCagtttttggtaataaaacGTTTACAGTACCCAAAGGTTGAAATTCCATGCTTTTCCCCCAAAATTTCGTCTTTACTCTGGCATCCTGCCAAAATGTGAAACTGGTACTTTCTGCATGACATGCACTGACAGGAGGATGATGCGAAACTTGCTCGGAAATAAAACGGAATCCCTTATCTTCCCTGATGCATTCGTATGTCTCACCTAATGtttaaaacatcaaataagtaatttcataaattatattaaaaaaattatgaattaccTAGCAAAGGATTGAACGGCTTATTTCCGGCCCTACTGAAAGTACTGGCATAACTGGACACGGCAAAAGCGGCTATTTCCACCATTCGTTCATAAGGATCGTCTATGCTAGCAGCACGATCTAATAACTCAGAATACTCCAATTCCTCACAAAGTCTCTGTAAAACATTGAGGGGTTCGTTGAGAGCGACCGGCATGCTGATCTGTGATAAGTCTTTGCCAATATTTCGACTCAATAAATTCCAAAGTGATAAACCTTCCGTTGGGGGGCGGGGGGCAGGCAAGTTGGTTCGACGACCAGTTAAGCCTTGAGAttctgaaatgaatttttttttcaagttgagcaatacaaaaacaaaattatgattATACCGACACTTACCCCTAACGTCAACAGAATTTTCAGTATCCAATTCTCCTCCGAGTTCGGACTCCTCCGAACTTATACTACCTTCACCTTCGCTACTCAAAGACCCTCCTTCTGAACTAGTTTCTGATCTTGTCCTCACTTCAGCCTCATCTCCGGGAGGATATTTGGACGGATCAGGAGGCAGTTCTTCTGCATCAAAGAACTCGGTAGCACTCACACAAGAGGAGCTGTAGCTTAAGGAGGCCGTATAGTTGCGATGATTCGCTTGCTAAGGAAAGGGTAGGGGAAATTAGTCAAGCaagcaaaacaaataaaaaaccaaatatcCATATCAAGCCTACGAATTTAGCAGTAGTACAGGGAATTGGAAATATGGACAAAACAGCATCTCATTCTTACAGACCTCATTTTCCCCTTATTTGTACCATAAAATGGGGTTTGCTGTGTTCTTGTTGTATTCAAACATGATAAAAATACGGTTGATCTAATTAATTTGGCTTTACCaagatttattttacaataaaaagcAATAGGattattcaatatatcaaaatcgACTTTTTAATACCCTTAAACCGGTCACAATTGAAAAccgaattaaaaaattacttactaTAAATATATACTTACATTTTCTAATAGATTTTCGACACTAGATAAATCGGCTAAGTCGGAGGCTTCGTGAATTTTAACTAATCTACTTCTAAGATCCGTATTCTGTTGTAGCACCTGATTCAGACTATTTTTCAGCGTAACTATGCTTTGATTTGTTGCATTCGAAGGAACTTGCATTTCTGTCTCTAAGGCCGATCTTAAACGTTCCCTCTCCGTACTTAGACTGAACGTTAAAGTTTTCAAACTAGCTATAACTGAAAGacacaaaaatgttaaaactaCTCACATGATATTTGCTGCACTGTCTGGTCCTTCGCGACGGATATTTAAGAAGGAACAGACAGTTTCTATGTATGTGTTGATTAAATGTTACAATACAACCAACGGATCCACGAATTCctatttaaatacaaattgtAATTACCTTGTTTAGATAGTGTAATGAAATCCTCCCTCATTTGATTTTCCGCTGAAAGAGATATGGCGTCTACATTGCTCAAACTGTCAGGTGTGGGAGTAGGTGCTCCGGTATTTATTGGAATAGGTAAAGTAGTAAAGTTGGCGGGGGTGGAAGTTGATAAACCAGAAAAAGAATTTACCTAAATAGGATTTGTTATAAAGATATTCAATACGTAAATAAAATACGAACCGAAAGTGGAGAAATATTATCGTTATCAGTGCCGGTACCAGATTTAGCGCCACTTAATTGGATAGTTAGATCTACACTACCTCCTTTGGAGGAAgctgatttcttcttctttaatccAAACTTCCTTCTGTCTTTTTTGACATTGGGAGAAACAGTTTCAGTTGCATTCTACAAACAacatattcatttttgataGAATGAATAGAAATTGTTTTGTTATCTCCATATACATTTACCTCAATTACAATAGGATTACTGCTTTCGATTTGTTGTAAGAGTCTGCTCAACTTTGAAATATTCTGTTCTATGTTGCTAGCGTCACGTTGAGCTTGATCTAGATTGTTTAGAGACTCTTGAATCACAACATTCAGTCTACTCCCATTTGGCGGTTTCAAACCCCTCGTTAAACTTCCATCTCGACTTAAAATTTCCGGAGTTCTTGAAATCGCtagaaatatataatcaaaCTGGTAACCAAAactgtatgaaatatttataataataaactcaCTATTAAGAACATCAACTGGCTTAAATAATGCGCCAACGTTAGTGCCGTAAGTCAAAATATGCTGCCTATAAAGCCTATGTGCGGTTAATTGTTGAACCCAACTTGTAAAAGTCTCATCACTTTTCGTTTTCAAATGGTAGATAAATTCTTCGGCATCAATATCTATACGTCTTCTTTTTTGTTTGGTTGATATCACAGACAAGCCTATGTCGAGAGTACCATGAATTTTACCTTTGTTTATTTCGTTGGG
This portion of the Diorhabda sublineata isolate icDioSubl1.1 chromosome X, icDioSubl1.1, whole genome shotgun sequence genome encodes:
- the LOC130450575 gene encoding oxysterol-binding protein-related protein 3-like isoform X1, producing the protein MATSCDTKKSPQLNKIKLKVVNSTVTASDSDASVETNSLSAESATEQNQTLQNEKKKKKTRRGSEWEIMEGLKDGQRFENRPNPFNGYLHKKRKWPLKGWHKRYFMIDKGILVYGKGPNEINKGKIHGTLDIGLSVISTKQKRRRIDIDAEEFIYHLKTKSDETFTSWVQQLTAHRLYRQHILTYGTNVGALFKPVDVLNTISRTPEILSRDGSLTRGLKPPNGSRLNVVIQESLNNLDQAQRDASNIEQNISKLSRLLQQIESSNPIVIEVNNATETVSPNVKKDRRKFGLKKKKSASSKGGSVDLTIQLSGAKSGTGTDNDNISPLSVNSFSGLSTSTPANFTTLPIPINTGAPTPTPDSLSNVDAISLSAENQMREDFITLSKQVIASLKTLTFSLSTERERLRSALETEMQVPSNATNQSIVTLKNSLNQVLQQNTDLRSRLVKIHEASDLADLSSVENLLENQANHRNYTASLSYSSSCVSATEFFDAEELPPDPSKYPPGDEAEVRTRSETSSEGGSLSSEGEGSISSEESELGGELDTENSVDVRESQGLTGRRTNLPAPRPPTEGLSLWNLLSRNIGKDLSQISMPVALNEPLNVLQRLCEELEYSELLDRAASIDDPYERMVEIAAFAVSSYASTFSRAGNKPFNPLLGETYECIREDKGFRFISEQVSHHPPVSACHAESTSFTFWQDARVKTKFWGKSMEFQPLGTVNVLLPKTGDLYTWNKVTTCVHNLFSNQRWVDQYGELRITNGRITCKLTFNKASYWSAKRHEIVGAVYDESGQPVHKLFGKWSESLYCGVAPSARCIWRAGNLPPNHEHYYGFTRFAIELNELGPDSNLLPPTDTRFRPDQRALEEGDLITAENLKLQLESMQRERRKRREELNIKYEPRWFSNSKDDTWQYNGKYWDIRKNQGFVNLQFESLW
- the LOC130450575 gene encoding oxysterol-binding protein-related protein 3-like isoform X2, with amino-acid sequence MATSCDTKKSPQLNKIKLKVVNSTVTASDSDASVETNSLSAESATEQNQTLQNEKKKKKTRRGSEWEIMEGLKDGQRFENRPNPFNGYLHKKRKWPLKGWHKRYFMIDKGILVYGKGPNEINKGKIHGTLDIGLSVISTKQKRRRIDIDAEEFIYHLKTKSDETFTSWVQQLTAHRLYRQHILTYGTNVGALFKPVDVLNTISRTPEILSRDGSLTRGLKPPNGSRLNVVIQESLNNLDQAQRDASNIEQNISKLSRLLQQIESSNPIVIENATETVSPNVKKDRRKFGLKKKKSASSKGGSVDLTIQLSGAKSGTGTDNDNISPLSVNSFSGLSTSTPANFTTLPIPINTGAPTPTPDSLSNVDAISLSAENQMREDFITLSKQVIASLKTLTFSLSTERERLRSALETEMQVPSNATNQSIVTLKNSLNQVLQQNTDLRSRLVKIHEASDLADLSSVENLLENQANHRNYTASLSYSSSCVSATEFFDAEELPPDPSKYPPGDEAEVRTRSETSSEGGSLSSEGEGSISSEESELGGELDTENSVDVRESQGLTGRRTNLPAPRPPTEGLSLWNLLSRNIGKDLSQISMPVALNEPLNVLQRLCEELEYSELLDRAASIDDPYERMVEIAAFAVSSYASTFSRAGNKPFNPLLGETYECIREDKGFRFISEQVSHHPPVSACHAESTSFTFWQDARVKTKFWGKSMEFQPLGTVNVLLPKTGDLYTWNKVTTCVHNLFSNQRWVDQYGELRITNGRITCKLTFNKASYWSAKRHEIVGAVYDESGQPVHKLFGKWSESLYCGVAPSARCIWRAGNLPPNHEHYYGFTRFAIELNELGPDSNLLPPTDTRFRPDQRALEEGDLITAENLKLQLESMQRERRKRREELNIKYEPRWFSNSKDDTWQYNGKYWDIRKNQGFVNLQFESLW